The Streptomyces sp. NBC_00162 sequence CTCGGTGACCGACGAGGTCATGTACGAGATCATGAAGCTGTCCGGCCAGGAGTACGTGGACATCTACGCGACGGCGGCCAAGCGCCAGATCGCCGACGCCGAAAAGGCCGCCGCCAAGGCCGAGAAGGCCGAAAAGGCCGAGAACGCCGAAGGCAAGGCGGAGTAGCGACGGGCGTACCGCCCGCGGGGGGTGGGGGAGATGGCGAAACGCGAACGCGTCGTACGGATGTCGGTCGAGCAGCCGCTCTGGCGCGCCCTGACGGCGTACCGGCTGCTGACCATGCTCTACGCGGTGGGGCTGTTCGCCGCCGCCTACAAGAGGTTCGACCGCCCGGAGATAGCGGCGGGCTACCTCGCCGTCCTCGTGGTCTGGACCCTCGCCACCCACCGCAAGGTGGCGAACGCCACCAGCTGCACCAAGCGCTTCCTCGGCGCCGACCTCACGGTCGCCGTCGTCGGGATCCTGCTCACCCCGCTCGCCGACACCGCCGAGCGGATCGCCGGCGGCGGCCCCACCCTCCCCAGCATCTGGACCGCGGGCTCGGTCCTCGCCTTCGCCATCAAGGGCGGCTGGCGCTGGGCCGGCTTCGCCTCCACCTTCGTGGCCGCGGCCAACATCCTCATCCACGGCGGCGAGCCCACCCGGGACACCCTGCACAACGTCCTCCTGGTCTGGGTCGCCTCGATAGCGATCGGCTACGTCGTCGAGGTGGCCAGGGCCAGTGAGGCCACCCTCGCCCGCGCCCTGGAGATCGAGGCGGCCACCCGCGAGCGCGAGCGCCTCGCCCGCGACATCCACGACGGGGTCCTCCAGGTCCTCGCCATGGTCCAGCGGCGCGGCACCGAACTGGGCGGCGAAGCCGCCGAGCTGGGCCGGATGGCCGGGGAACAGGAGGTGGCGCTGCGCACGCTGGTATCCAGCGGGCTGGTGCACCCCTCCCGGGTCTCCCGCGACGAGTCGCGGGGCGCGCTGGTGGACGCGTACGAGGTGGACGAGCCCGGCGCGGACGAAGGCGAGCTGGACCTGCGCACGCTGCTCGCCCAGCACGCCGGGTGCAGCGTGAGCTTCGCCGAACCGGGCACCCCGGTGCCGCTGCCGGTGCCGGCGGCGAAGGAGCTGGCCGCGGCCGTCGGCGCCGCCCTCGACAACGTGCGCAAGCACGCCGGGGAAGGGGCCCGTGCCTGGATCCTGCTCGAGGACTGGGGCGACGAGGTGATCGTGACCGTCCGGGACGACGGCCCGGGCATTCCGGCGGGCAGGCTCGACCAGGCGGAGGGCGAGGGCCGGATGGGAGTGGCCCTGTCCATCCGCGGCCGGCTGCGTGACCTCGGCGGCAGCGCCGAGCTGGTGTCCGTCCCCGGGCAGGGCACCGAGGTGGAACTGAAAGTACCGAGGGGGAGGACCCAGTGAGCGAGTTGCACGAGATCAAGGTGATGGTCGTCGACGACCATCCGATGTGGCGGGACGCGGTCGCCCGCGACCTGGCCGCCGCCGGCTTCGACCTGGTGGCCACCGCCGGGGACGGCGCCGAGGCGGTGCGCCGGGCCCGCGCCGTCACCCCCCACGTCCTGGTCCTCGACCTCAACCTCCCCGGCATGCCCGGGGTCCAGGTCTGCAAGGAGCTGGTGGGGGCCAACCCCGCCCTGCGGGTCCTCGTCCTGTCGGCCAGCGGTGAGCACGCGGACGTCCTGGAGGCGGTGAAGTCCGGTGCGACCGGCTACCTGATGAAGTCCGCCGGTGCCCAGGAGCTGATCGACGCGGTCCGCCGCACGGCGGCCGGCGATCCGGTGTTCACCCCGGGCCTGGCCGGGCTGGTGCTCGGCGAGTACCGGCGCCTCGCCACCGACCCGGCGCCGGCCGCCTCCGACGACGCGAAGGCACCGCAACTGACCGACCGGGAGACCGAGGTGCTGCGGCTGGTGGCCAAGGGGCTCTCGTACAAGCAGATCGCGGAGCGGCTGGTCATCTCCCACCGCACGGTGCAGAACCACGTCCAGAACACCCTGGGCAAACTCCAGCTGCACAACCGCGTGGAGCTCGTCCGGTACGCGATCGAGCGGGGCCTCGACGACGCGTAGCCGGTGGCGTCGGTCGTACTTACTTCCTCGTACGAGTGAACGGGCGTACGCAACGCCCCGTAATTCCGCCCGAATTGACTCTTCCAGACCTCTCGCTGTGACCTGGGTCACCACTAGCGTGGCCGTCATGGCGAAGGGAGATTCAATGAAGGTCGGAGTGCTGACCGGCGGCGGCGACTGCCCCGGGCTCAACGCGGTGATCAGGGCCGTCGTCCGCAAGGGCGAGCAGGAGTACGGCTACGGGTTCATCGGATTCAAGGACGGCTGGCGGGGCGCGGTCGAAGGGGCCACGGTCCCCCTCGACATCCCCGCCGTCCGCGGGATCCTGCCCCGGGGCGGCACCATCCTCGGGTCCTCGCGCACCAACCCGTTCAAGACGGAGAACGGCGTCCGCGGCATCAAGGAAAACCTCGCCAAGTACGAGGTGGACGCGCTCATCGCGATCGGCGGCGAGGACACCCTCGGGGTCGCGGCCAAGCTGTACGAGGAGTACGGCATCCCCTGCGTCGGCGTGCCGAAGACCATCGACAACGACCTCTCCGCGACGGACTACACCTTCGGCTTCGACACCGCCGTCGGCATCGCGACCGAGGCCATCGACCGGCTGCACACCACGGCCGAGTCGCACATGCGGGTCCTGGTCGTCGAGGTGATGGGCCGGCACGCCGGCTGGATCGCCCTGCACTCGGGGCTCGCGGGCGGCGCCAACGTCATCCTCATCCCGGAACAGCGCTTCGACATCGACCAGGTCTGTGCCTGGGTGACCTCCCGGTTCAAGGCGAGCTACGCGCCGATTGTGGTGGTCGCGGAAGGCGCGATGCCCACGGACGGGGAGCTGGTCCTCAAGGACGCCACCAAGGACTCCTTCGGGCACGTCCGGCTGTCGGGCGTGGGTGAGTGGCTGGCCAAGGAGATCGAGGCGCGGACCGGGAAGGAGGCCCGTACGACGGTGCTCGGGCACATCCAGCGGGGCGGTACGCCGAGCGCCTTCGACCGGTGGCTGGCGACCCGCTTCGGCCTGCACGCGATCGACGCGGTGCGCGACGGGGACTTCGGCAAGATGGTCGCCCTCAAGGGGACGGACATCGTGCGGGTGCCGATCGCCGAGGCCACGGCGAGGCTGAAGACGGTGGACCCGGCGCTGTACAAGGAGGTCGGGGTCTTCTTCGGCTGAACGGCGACGCGGACCCATGGGTCGTATGGTGACAAACGGCCCATGGGGGACGACGTACGGGAGCGAGCGTGGAGATCCTGGCATTCGGTGTGACCGCCGACGAGCGGCCGCTCCTGGAGCGCGCCTTCGCGGGGCAGCACGAGGTGCGCTGCCTCGACGTCTTCATGAGAGAGGACACCGCGCCCATCGCGGCCGGCTACGAGATCGTCTCCTCCAGCGTGAACGCGGACCTGAACGGCCGGGTGCTGCGGACCCTGGCGGCGGGCGGGACGAAGCTGATCGCCCAGCGCTCCACGGGCTTCAACAACATCGACCTGGACGTGGCCCGGCAGCTGGGCATGACGGTCAGCCGGGTCTCGTACTACTCGCCCTACTCGGTGGCCGAGTTCGCGTGGACCCTGGCGATGGCCGTGAACCGGCGCATCGTCCGGGCCTCGAACCGGACCCGGGACTTCGACTTCCGGCTGAACGGGCTGATGGGCCGGGACATGCGCGGCCGGACGGTGGGCGTGCTCGGCACCGGCAAGATCGGCGAGGCGTTCACCCGGATCGCACACGGCTTCGGGATGAACCTGCTGGGCTGGGACGTCGCGCACAACCCGGCGTGCGTGGAGCTCGGCATGAAGTACGTGGACAAGGATGAGCTGCTCGCCTCCTCGGACCTGGTCAGCCTGCACGTACCGCTGCTGGAGTCCACCCACCACATCATCGACTCGGCAGCGCTGCGGCTGATGCGGGACGACGCGATCCTGGTGAACTCCAGCCGCGGCGGGCTGGTGGACACGGACGCGCTGGTCGCGGAGCTGCGGGCGGGCCGCTTCGCCGGGGTCGGCCTCGACGTCTACGAGGCCGAGGCCGGGGTGTTCTTCCTGGACAAGTCCCTGGAACCCGTCGAGGACGACACCCTGGCCCGGCTCGTCACGTTCCCGCACGTGGTGGTGACCTCGCACCAGGCGTACTACACGACGGACGCGGTGGGCCAGATCATCGACACCACCGTCGCCAACGTCGCCGATTACCTGGCCGGCCGCCGCTCCGAGAACACCCTCGTCCCGGCTCCGTAGGCCATGACCCCCGTCAGGAGCTCGCGCAGCAGGTCCGCGCCGCGCAGGGTGAGGACGGACTCCGGGTGGAACTGGACCCCCGCGAAGCCGGCCGCGGCGGAGCGGATGGCGTGGACCTCGCCCGTGGCGGGGTCGCGGGAGACCTCGACACCCCGCGCGGCGAGGTCAGCGGCCGCGGCGTCGTCGCAGCGCGCGGTGTAGGTGTTGTAGAACCCGACCACCTCCTGCTCCCCGAACAGGTCGATCCGGGTCTGTGCCCCCTGCGCCGGTTCCGCCTTGCGGACCAGCGGGAGCCCGAGTTCGGCCGCCAGCAGCTCGTGGCCCAGGCAGATCCCGACCAGCCCCTGCCGGTGCCCCGCCAGCAGATCGCCGGCCAGCCCGCGCAGCATCCGCATCTTCGGGTCCTCCGCGTCCGCCGGGTTCCCCGGGCCCGGGCCCAGCACGACCGGCCCGTCCCAGGCCAGGGCCGCCGCCCGCAGTCCCGGGTCGTCGTAGCGGCGTACGGTCACCTCCAGCCCGGCCACCCGCAGCACGTGAGCCAGCATCGCGGTGAAGGTGTCCTCGCCGTCCACCACCAGCGCGTGGCCGGTCAGCGCGGCCGGCTGCTCCTGCATGCGCAGCCAGAAGGGAGCCAGGTCCGCCCGCCGGGCCGCCAGGGCCGCCCGCACCCGGGGATCGTCCGCCAGCCGCGCCCCCTCGAAGGCCGGGCGGGGCGCCGCCGCCCGAACGCCCAGCGCCGCCAGCACCCCTGCCACCTTCGCGTGCGTCTCCGCCACCTCGCCCGCCGGATCGGAGTGCCGTACGAGGGTGGCGCCGACCGGCACCCGCAGCACCCCGTCCCCGTCGATGTCGGCGGTGCGGATCAGGATGGGGGAGTCCAGCGTCTGCGCCCCGGCGGCGTCGAGTCCGAGCAGGGCCAGCGCTCCCGCGTAGTAGCCGCGGCCGCCGGTCTCGTACCGCTCGATCACCCGGCAGGCGTTCTGCACCGGCGAGCCGGTCACCGTCGCCGCGAACATCGTCTCCCGCAGCACCTCCCGCACGTCCAGCGAGGACCGGCCGCGCAGCTCGTACTCGGTGTGCGCGAGGTGGGACATCTCCTTCAGCCGGGGCCCGACGACGACCCCGCCCATGTCGCCGACGGTGCACATCATCTTGAGCTCCTCGTCGACCACCATCGACAGCTCCTCGGTCTCCTTGCGGTCGCCGAGGAAGGAGAGGAGCGACTCGGCCGTCGGGCCCCCGGCGGGATACCGGTAGGTGCCGCTGATCGGGTTCATCACCACCGTGCCGCCCGACATCCGTACGTGGACCTCCGGGCTGGCCCCGACCAGCGTGCTCCCGCCCGTGTGGACGACGTAGGTCCAGTACGCGCCCCGCTCGCCGAGCAGGAGCCGCCGGAACAGGGCGAGGGCGTCGGCCCGGCCGAAGCCGTCGATCCGGCCCTCGTAGGTGCGCCGGATGACGAAGTTGGCGCCCTCCCCGCGCCCGATCTCGTCCCGGATGACGCGTTCGACGGTGTCCGCGTACGCGGCGTCGGGGACGTCGAAGCCGCCGCCCTCGACCCGGACCCGGTGGGCGGGCAGGGCGTCCAGCGCCTCGGCGAGCGGGATCTCGTACGCCTCCTCGGCGACCAGCACGCTCAGTGGCGTGCCGTCGTCGCGTACGTCGAATCCGCGCTCCCGGATCTGCCGGAAGGGGACCAGGGCGAGGGTGGGCAGCTCTCCGACGGGCAGGTCGGCGAGGCGCTCGGCCTCATGGACCGCGCCGAGCAGCACCTCGACGGTGTCGTGGTCGCGGCCGGGCGTCCGCCGGCGCAGCAGGGCGAACGGCGGGCAGGAGTCGTCGAGCAGTCGGCTGAGGTTCA is a genomic window containing:
- a CDS encoding chorismate-binding protein, which translates into the protein MNLSRLLDDSCPPFALLRRRTPGRDHDTVEVLLGAVHEAERLADLPVGELPTLALVPFRQIRERGFDVRDDGTPLSVLVAEEAYEIPLAEALDALPAHRVRVEGGGFDVPDAAYADTVERVIRDEIGRGEGANFVIRRTYEGRIDGFGRADALALFRRLLLGERGAYWTYVVHTGGSTLVGASPEVHVRMSGGTVVMNPISGTYRYPAGGPTAESLLSFLGDRKETEELSMVVDEELKMMCTVGDMGGVVVGPRLKEMSHLAHTEYELRGRSSLDVREVLRETMFAATVTGSPVQNACRVIERYETGGRGYYAGALALLGLDAAGAQTLDSPILIRTADIDGDGVLRVPVGATLVRHSDPAGEVAETHAKVAGVLAALGVRAAAPRPAFEGARLADDPRVRAALAARRADLAPFWLRMQEQPAALTGHALVVDGEDTFTAMLAHVLRVAGLEVTVRRYDDPGLRAAALAWDGPVVLGPGPGNPADAEDPKMRMLRGLAGDLLAGHRQGLVGICLGHELLAAELGLPLVRKAEPAQGAQTRIDLFGEQEVVGFYNTYTARCDDAAAADLAARGVEVSRDPATGEVHAIRSAAAGFAGVQFHPESVLTLRGADLLRELLTGVMAYGAGTRVFSERRPAR
- a CDS encoding 2-hydroxyacid dehydrogenase, coding for MEILAFGVTADERPLLERAFAGQHEVRCLDVFMREDTAPIAAGYEIVSSSVNADLNGRVLRTLAAGGTKLIAQRSTGFNNIDLDVARQLGMTVSRVSYYSPYSVAEFAWTLAMAVNRRIVRASNRTRDFDFRLNGLMGRDMRGRTVGVLGTGKIGEAFTRIAHGFGMNLLGWDVAHNPACVELGMKYVDKDELLASSDLVSLHVPLLESTHHIIDSAALRLMRDDAILVNSSRGGLVDTDALVAELRAGRFAGVGLDVYEAEAGVFFLDKSLEPVEDDTLARLVTFPHVVVTSHQAYYTTDAVGQIIDTTVANVADYLAGRRSENTLVPAP
- the macS gene encoding MacS family sensor histidine kinase: MAKRERVVRMSVEQPLWRALTAYRLLTMLYAVGLFAAAYKRFDRPEIAAGYLAVLVVWTLATHRKVANATSCTKRFLGADLTVAVVGILLTPLADTAERIAGGGPTLPSIWTAGSVLAFAIKGGWRWAGFASTFVAAANILIHGGEPTRDTLHNVLLVWVASIAIGYVVEVARASEATLARALEIEAATRERERLARDIHDGVLQVLAMVQRRGTELGGEAAELGRMAGEQEVALRTLVSSGLVHPSRVSRDESRGALVDAYEVDEPGADEGELDLRTLLAQHAGCSVSFAEPGTPVPLPVPAAKELAAAVGAALDNVRKHAGEGARAWILLEDWGDEVIVTVRDDGPGIPAGRLDQAEGEGRMGVALSIRGRLRDLGGSAELVSVPGQGTEVELKVPRGRTQ
- a CDS encoding response regulator, coding for MVVDDHPMWRDAVARDLAAAGFDLVATAGDGAEAVRRARAVTPHVLVLDLNLPGMPGVQVCKELVGANPALRVLVLSASGEHADVLEAVKSGATGYLMKSAGAQELIDAVRRTAAGDPVFTPGLAGLVLGEYRRLATDPAPAASDDAKAPQLTDRETEVLRLVAKGLSYKQIAERLVISHRTVQNHVQNTLGKLQLHNRVELVRYAIERGLDDA
- a CDS encoding 6-phosphofructokinase; protein product: MKVGVLTGGGDCPGLNAVIRAVVRKGEQEYGYGFIGFKDGWRGAVEGATVPLDIPAVRGILPRGGTILGSSRTNPFKTENGVRGIKENLAKYEVDALIAIGGEDTLGVAAKLYEEYGIPCVGVPKTIDNDLSATDYTFGFDTAVGIATEAIDRLHTTAESHMRVLVVEVMGRHAGWIALHSGLAGGANVILIPEQRFDIDQVCAWVTSRFKASYAPIVVVAEGAMPTDGELVLKDATKDSFGHVRLSGVGEWLAKEIEARTGKEARTTVLGHIQRGGTPSAFDRWLATRFGLHAIDAVRDGDFGKMVALKGTDIVRVPIAEATARLKTVDPALYKEVGVFFG